The proteins below come from a single Spirochaetia bacterium 38H-sp genomic window:
- the pnp gene encoding polyribonucleotide nucleotidyltransferase → MEEKIIKIKLGREELILSTGKVAKQANGSVFATYGGTCVLATVCCGSDIKEDLDFVPLSVDYNEKYYAAGKIPGGFFKREGKPREKEILVSRLIDRPMRPLFSKQFKREIQIVPTTMSVDQINPPDVVAMVAASTAVTISDIPFDGPVGAVRVGLIDGNYIINPTFDEVERASLDIVVAGTIDGITMVEGGAKEVSEDQLVEAIEFARGSILDICKAQLELREAVGKEKLPLIESEEFSLENEIRDYAFSLLKEACFVKGKLNRNKAIKEVKDKVKEYFLERLEESDIKRFYSLLDDIEQEIVRSSILDNKLRTDGRGPEDIRPITCEIDVLPRTHGSALFTRGETQALAITTLGTVFDEQIMDDLEGDKRENFLLHYNFPPFSVGEVGRMMTGRREIGHGHLAHRALEAVIPSKEEFPYTLRVVSEILESNGSSSMATVCGGTLSLLNAGVPLKKPVAGIAMGMVTDGERTVVLSDILGEEDHLGDMDFKVAGTEDGITAFQMDIKVKNISPDTMRKALEQAKKGRLHILEIMNKAIDSPREEISEYAPRIIRFAVDPDKIGMLIGPGGKNIKHITEKYDVTINIDDDGSVVIYSKQKENAENAREHIDKLLEEPEVGKIYDGTVKRIVDFGAFIEFLPGKEGLCHISQMADYHVKSPHDIVKLDQSVQVKIIEIDKMGRVNLTMLVDKEQQPRGKTPSPRNNRPYNNRRK, encoded by the coding sequence ATGGAAGAAAAGATAATAAAGATAAAACTAGGACGAGAAGAACTTATTCTTTCTACGGGAAAAGTTGCAAAGCAGGCCAATGGTTCTGTTTTTGCAACTTATGGGGGGACATGTGTTCTTGCAACCGTATGTTGTGGAAGCGATATAAAAGAAGACTTGGACTTTGTCCCTCTTTCTGTTGATTATAATGAGAAGTATTATGCTGCGGGAAAGATTCCTGGAGGGTTTTTTAAGAGAGAGGGGAAACCAAGGGAGAAAGAAATTCTGGTTTCCAGGCTTATTGACAGGCCAATGCGTCCTCTTTTCTCTAAGCAGTTTAAGAGAGAAATCCAGATTGTTCCTACAACTATGTCGGTAGATCAAATTAATCCGCCGGATGTTGTTGCTATGGTTGCTGCCTCTACTGCTGTAACAATATCAGATATACCTTTTGATGGACCTGTCGGTGCAGTTAGGGTAGGACTAATAGATGGTAATTACATAATTAATCCTACTTTTGATGAGGTAGAAAGAGCATCGTTGGATATAGTTGTAGCCGGTACTATTGATGGTATAACCATGGTAGAAGGAGGAGCAAAGGAGGTTTCCGAAGATCAACTTGTAGAGGCAATAGAGTTTGCAAGAGGAAGTATTCTTGATATATGTAAAGCTCAGCTTGAGTTAAGGGAAGCAGTAGGTAAAGAAAAGCTACCTCTCATTGAGTCAGAAGAATTTTCTCTGGAAAATGAAATAAGAGACTATGCTTTTTCTCTCTTAAAAGAAGCATGCTTTGTAAAGGGAAAACTCAACAGAAATAAAGCAATAAAAGAAGTAAAAGATAAGGTAAAAGAATATTTTCTAGAAAGATTGGAAGAATCCGATATAAAGAGATTCTATAGCTTATTGGATGATATAGAGCAGGAGATTGTAAGAAGCTCCATACTTGATAATAAACTCAGAACAGACGGTCGAGGTCCGGAGGATATAAGACCTATAACATGCGAGATAGATGTTTTGCCAAGGACTCACGGTTCTGCTCTTTTTACTCGAGGAGAAACACAGGCTCTTGCCATAACTACTCTTGGTACAGTTTTTGATGAACAGATAATGGACGATCTTGAGGGAGATAAGCGAGAGAATTTCCTTTTGCATTATAATTTCCCGCCTTTTTCTGTAGGCGAAGTTGGCAGGATGATGACAGGCAGAAGAGAAATAGGTCATGGACATCTTGCTCATAGGGCACTTGAGGCTGTTATTCCTTCTAAGGAAGAATTTCCTTATACTTTGAGAGTCGTTTCTGAGATACTTGAGTCCAATGGTTCTTCTTCTATGGCTACAGTATGTGGCGGTACACTATCTCTTCTTAATGCTGGAGTTCCTTTAAAGAAGCCTGTTGCAGGAATCGCGATGGGTATGGTGACAGATGGGGAAAGAACGGTCGTTCTCTCTGATATTCTCGGGGAAGAAGATCATCTGGGAGATATGGATTTTAAAGTCGCTGGAACAGAGGATGGAATTACTGCATTTCAGATGGATATTAAGGTAAAAAATATATCTCCTGATACAATGAGAAAAGCTTTGGAGCAGGCAAAGAAAGGTCGTCTCCATATCTTGGAAATAATGAACAAAGCCATAGATTCTCCTAGAGAAGAAATATCAGAGTATGCTCCTAGGATAATACGCTTTGCTGTCGATCCCGATAAGATTGGTATGTTGATAGGTCCAGGCGGTAAAAATATAAAACACATAACAGAAAAATACGACGTTACAATCAATATAGATGATGATGGAAGTGTTGTAATTTATAGCAAGCAAAAAGAGAATGCAGAAAATGCCAGAGAACATATAGACAAACTTCTGGAAGAGCCAGAGGTAGGTAAAATATATGATGGTACTGTCAAGAGAATAGTTGATTTTGGTGCATTTATAGAGTTTTTGCCAGGTAAAGAAGGTTTGTGCCATATATCTCAAATGGCCGATTACCATGTAAAATCGCCTCACGATATAGTAAAATTGGATCAGAGTGTCCAGGTTAAAATAATAGAAATAGATAAAATGGGACGAGTGAATCTGACTATGCTTGTTGATAAAGAACAACAGCCAAGAGGCAAAACTCCTTCTCCAAGAAATAACAGACCTTATAATAATAGAAGAAAATAA
- the infB gene encoding translation initiation factor IF-2, with product MANEKDTKSSFVGIIKHSDVEKPAKTDESDTNTGASEKKPKKKVVVVKKAVKKKQKPDISSKEEKEEVKTSSVVEQKNTTPDTVKKETQKNKNVSDRKVDKPSGNANDNRRPFRRGQGSGGQSSGRRPYSNRGGAQGQGRGPRQEQDKNQGGADNQRAGSGSKYRFKRPKPSVAPPPQQDASKIRQVKDKKKEYYKKDKEQEQEEKLLALARKKKKIETNPVPKEIDITEAITVSELARKMNLKASSLITKLMSMGMMVTINQQIDADTATILAEEFGCKVNVVSLYDETVIEKEQDSEDSLRGRAPVVTIMGHVDHGKTKLLDAIRSANVAEGEFGGITQHIGAYQVNLPQGKITFLDTPGHEAFTLMRARGAQVTDIVVLVVAANDGVMPQTVEAINHAKEAKVPIIVAINKIDLPEANPDRVKQQLSDYGLLPEDWGGSTLFCEVSALKRKGINELLETILLQAELLELKTNYDCRAEGRVLESKIDHGRGSVATVLVQRGTLKIGDPFVAGVYSGKVRAMFDDHGKRVDKAEPSTPVEILGCDGVPEAGDPFQVTENEKLARQVSVKRQELKKLEESKNVKKITLDNLYDSIQDGEILELKVIIKADVHGSAEAIKTALEKLSTREIRLSAIHAAAGAVNESDVRLASASNAIIIAFNVRPTNQASVLAEKEKVEIRKYNIIYDVVDDIKAAMEGMLSPDIKEEVIGLVEVRDTFKVPKIGTIAGCFVLNGKIKRKSEVNIIRDGVVIHTTRVSSLKRFKDDVREVDAGYECGIGLEGFNDIKVGDQFEVIEKKEVAKTLSEEKE from the coding sequence TCAGTGGTAGAACAGAAAAATACGACCCCTGATACTGTAAAAAAAGAAACACAGAAAAATAAAAATGTTTCTGATAGAAAAGTAGACAAGCCATCTGGGAACGCTAATGATAACAGAAGACCTTTTAGAAGAGGTCAGGGGAGCGGAGGTCAAAGCAGCGGGAGAAGGCCGTATTCCAATAGGGGTGGTGCTCAGGGACAAGGTAGAGGTCCACGACAAGAGCAGGACAAAAACCAGGGGGGGGCTGATAATCAGAGAGCTGGTTCTGGAAGCAAATACAGATTCAAAAGACCTAAGCCATCTGTTGCTCCACCGCCACAGCAGGATGCATCCAAAATCCGCCAGGTAAAAGATAAAAAGAAAGAATATTATAAAAAGGATAAAGAGCAGGAACAGGAGGAAAAGCTCCTTGCGCTTGCGCGTAAGAAGAAAAAAATAGAAACAAATCCCGTTCCTAAGGAGATAGATATAACAGAAGCTATAACGGTTTCCGAGCTTGCAAGAAAGATGAATCTTAAAGCTTCTTCTCTTATAACCAAGCTTATGTCTATGGGTATGATGGTGACGATAAATCAGCAGATAGATGCTGATACCGCCACTATTCTTGCAGAAGAGTTTGGCTGTAAAGTAAATGTTGTTTCTCTTTATGATGAGACTGTGATAGAGAAAGAACAGGACTCCGAGGATTCGTTGAGAGGACGTGCTCCTGTTGTTACTATAATGGGACATGTTGATCATGGTAAGACAAAACTTTTGGATGCCATAAGATCTGCCAATGTTGCAGAAGGTGAGTTTGGCGGTATTACTCAGCATATAGGTGCTTATCAGGTTAATCTTCCCCAAGGTAAGATAACCTTTCTTGATACGCCTGGACATGAGGCTTTTACATTGATGAGGGCCCGTGGTGCTCAGGTTACTGATATAGTCGTTCTTGTTGTCGCGGCAAATGATGGTGTTATGCCACAGACGGTAGAAGCCATAAACCATGCCAAGGAAGCAAAGGTTCCAATTATCGTAGCTATCAACAAGATAGACCTGCCTGAGGCAAACCCTGACAGGGTAAAACAGCAGCTCTCCGATTATGGGCTGCTTCCTGAGGATTGGGGTGGTAGTACTCTGTTTTGCGAAGTTTCCGCTCTCAAAAGAAAGGGTATAAATGAACTTTTAGAAACTATTCTCCTACAGGCAGAACTGCTTGAGCTAAAAACCAATTATGATTGTAGAGCAGAAGGAAGGGTTCTGGAGTCAAAAATAGACCATGGAAGAGGTTCTGTAGCGACAGTTCTTGTACAAAGAGGTACTCTCAAAATTGGAGATCCTTTTGTAGCAGGTGTTTATTCCGGTAAGGTGAGAGCCATGTTTGATGATCATGGCAAAAGGGTTGATAAAGCAGAACCTTCTACACCTGTGGAGATTTTAGGCTGTGATGGTGTGCCTGAGGCCGGTGATCCTTTTCAGGTCACAGAAAACGAGAAATTAGCAAGGCAGGTTTCTGTCAAAAGGCAGGAGCTCAAGAAGCTGGAAGAGTCCAAAAATGTCAAGAAGATTACTCTTGATAATCTTTATGACAGCATACAGGACGGAGAAATCCTTGAGCTCAAGGTTATAATAAAAGCAGATGTTCATGGATCTGCAGAGGCTATAAAAACAGCTTTGGAAAAACTCTCGACCAGAGAAATAAGACTTTCGGCTATACATGCTGCAGCAGGAGCTGTTAATGAAAGCGATGTAAGGCTTGCTTCTGCTTCCAATGCAATAATAATTGCTTTTAACGTAAGACCTACAAATCAGGCCTCAGTACTTGCAGAAAAAGAGAAAGTTGAGATTAGAAAATATAATATTATCTATGATGTTGTTGATGATATTAAAGCGGCTATGGAGGGTATGTTATCTCCTGATATTAAGGAAGAGGTAATAGGTCTTGTGGAGGTAAGAGATACTTTTAAAGTTCCCAAAATAGGTACGATAGCAGGTTGTTTTGTTCTCAATGGTAAAATAAAAAGAAAGTCTGAGGTGAATATCATAAGAGACGGAGTTGTGATTCATACTACAAGGGTTTCATCGCTTAAGAGATTTAAAGATGATGTAAGAGAAGTTGATGCCGGCTATGAGTGTGGTATAGGCTTAGAAGGTTTTAACGATATCAAGGTTGGGGACCAGTTTGAAGTTATTGAGAAAAAGGAAGTTGCCAAGACCTTATCAGAGGAAAAAGAATGA
- a CDS encoding FAD synthetase family protein — translation MQYVKDWYEFCSTKNNYNGEGTALTIGVFDGVHRGHTALLEAIKRTALRTVVVTFDKNPEELLFKHKRNRINTLRQKYNYLKSKNIDDIIVIDFSHEFSKIRGDVFIRTLIDKLNIKHLCLGQDFRCGYNLDTDIDTISGLFYNVVNIEIVEDVRYKDNKISSSLIRKEIEKGNLLLVNELLGREYCFDFYGIEPDSFEEYIVFPVEKIVQVMPPKGKYYVDITHNMCDFYPSMMRIEEKGVFFDKKNIQDTSIAEVRIKYTL, via the coding sequence ATGCAATATGTAAAAGATTGGTACGAGTTTTGTAGTACTAAAAATAATTATAATGGTGAAGGGACTGCCTTAACAATAGGAGTTTTTGATGGTGTTCATAGAGGGCATACTGCGTTGCTGGAAGCTATAAAGAGAACCGCCCTTAGAACAGTTGTGGTAACTTTTGATAAAAACCCAGAGGAGCTTTTATTTAAGCATAAAAGAAACAGAATAAATACTCTTAGGCAAAAATACAACTACTTAAAATCAAAAAACATAGATGATATAATCGTTATTGACTTTTCTCATGAATTTAGTAAAATCAGAGGAGATGTTTTTATACGCACACTTATAGATAAATTAAACATAAAGCATCTGTGTCTTGGACAGGACTTTAGATGTGGCTATAATCTGGATACTGATATAGATACAATTTCCGGATTATTTTATAATGTAGTAAATATAGAGATAGTGGAGGATGTTAGATATAAAGATAATAAAATAAGCAGTTCTTTGATACGGAAAGAGATAGAAAAAGGCAATTTATTATTAGTCAATGAGTTACTAGGAAGAGAGTATTGCTTTGATTTTTACGGCATTGAACCTGATTCGTTTGAAGAATATATAGTATTCCCTGTGGAGAAGATAGTGCAGGTCATGCCTCCCAAAGGAAAATATTATGTAGATATTACACATAATATGTGTGATTTTTATCCTTCCATGATGAGGATAGAAGAAAAAGGTGTTTTTTTTGATAAAAAAAACATACAAGATACCTCGATAGCTGAGGTTAGAATCAAATATACATTATAA
- the rbfA gene encoding 30S ribosome-binding factor RbfA → MTQERLDKLSAFILEQLSSMIVMGELKDPRIGSFLTVSHVKLARDFSLARVFISGFSDDVDVDKAVAALNNAAGYIRSVFAKKLKTRVVPKFVFQKDMSIEEGLEITKKIEELFKNKDSNT, encoded by the coding sequence ATGACACAAGAAAGACTGGATAAATTGAGTGCTTTTATCCTGGAGCAGCTTTCTTCTATGATTGTGATGGGTGAGTTAAAGGATCCTAGGATTGGCTCTTTTTTAACAGTAAGTCATGTAAAACTGGCGAGAGATTTTTCTCTTGCCAGAGTTTTTATCTCCGGGTTTTCGGATGATGTGGATGTTGATAAAGCAGTTGCAGCTTTAAACAATGCTGCAGGCTATATCCGTTCTGTCTTTGCAAAAAAACTTAAAACCAGAGTTGTGCCTAAGTTTGTGTTCCAGAAGGATATGTCCATAGAAGAAGGTCTGGAGATTACAAAAAAAATAGAAGAGCTTTTTAAAAATAAAGATAGTAATACATAA
- the rpsO gene encoding 30S ribosomal protein S15 — protein sequence MAFTKEKKKEIIEKFGGSEKNTGQAEVQVALLTERINHLTEHLKTHKKDHSTRRGLLKLVGQRRSLLKYIERKDIERYRTLINSLGLRK from the coding sequence ATGGCTTTTACAAAAGAAAAGAAAAAAGAGATTATAGAAAAGTTTGGTGGTTCTGAGAAGAATACTGGCCAGGCTGAGGTACAGGTAGCTCTTCTGACGGAGAGAATCAATCACCTTACCGAACATCTAAAAACTCACAAAAAGGACCACAGCACAAGAAGAGGGCTTCTTAAGCTTGTAGGTCAGAGAAGATCTCTTCTCAAGTATATAGAGAGGAAGGATATAGAGAGATATAGGACACTTATTAACTCTCTCGGATTAAGGAAATAA
- the truB gene encoding tRNA pseudouridine(55) synthase TruB, producing the protein MNGFLIVDKPSGFTSNDIIIGIKKKLGLKKEKLGHTGTLDKFATGILLLLVGKFTKLSSVFNTFPKSYTAKIRLGLETDTLDPSGEVVSEEPVPSRESFTNAIKNFIGEILQTPPVYSAVKINGKRASDRHRNGEAFVIPSRKINIYSMELLTWNPPYAEVKVLCSSGTYIRALARDIAKSAHSCSYVEELRRESIGPITIDTAVSFDSIQKDNILDINSFLEIYPDIFKKCYIKEDNRYKIKNGMIKIEMLETPHIKDGVYAIFSRDEELLSFVDYKDDRFLFLCNM; encoded by the coding sequence ATGAACGGTTTTCTCATAGTCGATAAGCCATCTGGTTTTACTTCCAACGATATTATAATAGGAATAAAAAAAAAGCTTGGTTTGAAAAAAGAAAAATTGGGACACACAGGCACACTAGACAAGTTTGCTACAGGAATATTGCTTCTTCTGGTAGGTAAGTTTACAAAACTCTCTTCTGTTTTTAATACTTTTCCCAAGTCTTATACGGCAAAAATAAGATTGGGGCTTGAGACTGATACCCTTGATCCCTCAGGTGAAGTCGTTTCAGAAGAGCCTGTTCCTTCCCGAGAGAGCTTTACAAATGCCATAAAGAATTTTATTGGAGAAATATTGCAGACTCCTCCTGTGTATTCTGCAGTAAAAATAAACGGAAAAAGAGCATCGGATAGACACAGAAATGGAGAAGCTTTTGTTATACCTTCTAGAAAGATAAATATATATTCTATGGAACTGCTCACATGGAATCCTCCTTATGCTGAGGTTAAGGTACTGTGTTCCTCTGGAACGTATATTAGAGCATTGGCAAGAGATATTGCAAAATCAGCCCACTCCTGTTCTTATGTAGAGGAACTTAGAAGAGAATCTATAGGGCCTATAACTATTGATACTGCTGTAAGTTTTGACTCGATACAAAAAGATAATATTCTTGATATCAATTCTTTTTTGGAGATATATCCAGATATATTCAAAAAATGTTATATAAAAGAAGATAACAGGTATAAAATAAAAAACGGGATGATAAAAATAGAGATGCTGGAGACTCCTCATATAAAAGATGGGGTATATGCTATCTTTTCAAGAGATGAAGAGTTATTATCTTTTGTAGATTATAAAGATGACAGGTTTTTATTCTTATGCAATATGTAA